The following are from one region of the Fibrobacter sp. UWEL genome:
- the holA gene encoding DNA polymerase III subunit delta: MILATVGKDQFTKDRITEKFLKDSLGDRIDDPLSKQVVFASDTNIPSIAGFIMESCGSVSMFAPEQVVVVHKADAIKADEAKALARWLKDAPDCKLLLEFDELRATSELYKVLAKVGKIEKCEEPKSYKMADWISAMVPSHFHKAIEAEASFYLADALGTNTRLVAEEVEKVILYNPQCTKITNELVRSLVVPQREIPPYEICNSFGMRDANTYTRILHNILYGGGEAISLTNALYNHAVDLLNFKSLTSKGMGAEEACQKLGKNFFLFCKQGNAAKCCTLWPTPVLCRVIRRLADLNYEFKSSSWSVTSQELALAALVVR, encoded by the coding sequence ATGATTCTCGCCACCGTCGGTAAAGACCAGTTCACCAAGGACAGGATTACTGAAAAGTTCCTGAAGGATTCCCTAGGTGACCGCATTGACGACCCGCTGTCCAAGCAGGTGGTCTTTGCCAGCGATACGAACATTCCGTCCATTGCAGGTTTCATTATGGAAAGCTGTGGGTCGGTCTCCATGTTCGCACCGGAACAGGTGGTTGTGGTCCACAAGGCCGATGCAATCAAGGCTGACGAAGCCAAGGCTCTGGCTCGCTGGCTGAAGGACGCCCCCGATTGCAAGCTCCTGCTGGAATTCGATGAACTTCGCGCTACCTCGGAACTGTACAAGGTTCTGGCCAAGGTGGGCAAAATTGAAAAGTGCGAGGAACCTAAATCTTACAAGATGGCAGACTGGATTTCCGCCATGGTTCCCTCACACTTCCATAAGGCAATCGAAGCAGAAGCAAGCTTCTATCTGGCAGATGCTTTAGGAACCAACACCCGCCTGGTAGCTGAGGAAGTGGAAAAGGTCATCCTCTACAATCCCCAGTGCACAAAGATTACCAACGAACTGGTAAGATCCCTGGTGGTTCCCCAGCGAGAAATCCCGCCTTACGAAATTTGCAATTCCTTCGGCATGCGAGACGCAAACACTTACACCCGCATCCTCCATAACATTCTCTATGGTGGCGGTGAAGCAATTTCCTTGACCAACGCGCTCTACAATCATGCGGTAGACTTGCTGAACTTCAAGTCTCTCACCTCCAAGGGCATGGGCGCCGAAGAAGCCTGTCAAAAGCTGGGTAAGAACTTCTTCCTCTTCTGCAAGCAAGGCAACGCAGCCAAGTGCTGTACTCTCTGGCCCACACCGGTTCTCTGCCGAGTCATCCGTAGACTTGCAGACTTGAACTACGAATTCAAGAGTTCCTCCTGGAGTGTTACAAGCCAGGAACTCGCTCTCGCCGCACTGGTAGTGCGATAA
- a CDS encoding secretin N-terminal domain-containing protein, translated as MKNMTKILTVLLLVFGIAFAWSAPAEGSIAPNKKLYDFNFVNMDYEAVFRSVSVIAGVDILLAPDVKGKMTLRVTKKTWQETMDIICNMNDLTWVIQDKYITIQRLATYQAKQKKLADEESQAENNAPLVRKNFQIQHAKADELVKVLESMKSSRGKITTVDRTNSIIVYDTDAKIEQMEMALTELDVETLQIMITAKLVVVNSERARELGVDWSASMGSSTLTPGTAGGGTGGAGASRTSAAIQSYPHGGATPAVSGATSAISASLLDNNLQIAISNLMGDASTEVLASPQVSTLDNTEAKVFMGDQVSIRVIDDSGESSTKMVETGIKLTVTPHVSGDNRILLDLHPENNSYDYDSKGEIVISKQEAETKAVVADGETVVIGGLTRNETQESESGIPFLKDIPLLGNLFKYTRKSVVKKDLVIFVTPRIIRNYIGNVNISEPTREQSTDEAPEAKKSESAPEAQPVAAEPAAEPVAQPAEPAYEEPAEEPAYSAPAEEEAPAAPPVPDASEDDEW; from the coding sequence ATGAAAAATATGACTAAAATCCTAACTGTACTTCTCCTTGTCTTTGGCATCGCCTTTGCCTGGAGCGCTCCTGCCGAAGGATCCATTGCCCCCAACAAGAAGTTGTATGATTTCAACTTCGTCAACATGGATTACGAAGCTGTATTCCGTTCTGTGTCTGTCATTGCAGGCGTAGATATCTTGCTTGCTCCGGATGTAAAGGGCAAGATGACTCTCCGTGTTACAAAGAAGACATGGCAGGAAACCATGGATATCATTTGTAACATGAATGATCTTACCTGGGTCATTCAGGATAAGTACATTACTATCCAGCGTTTGGCTACTTACCAGGCTAAGCAGAAGAAGCTTGCTGACGAAGAGTCTCAGGCCGAAAACAACGCTCCTCTGGTTCGTAAGAACTTCCAGATTCAGCATGCTAAGGCAGATGAACTGGTGAAGGTTCTGGAAAGCATGAAGTCCAGCCGCGGTAAGATTACTACTGTGGATCGTACCAACTCCATCATCGTCTACGATACTGATGCAAAGATCGAACAGATGGAAATGGCTTTGACTGAACTTGATGTGGAAACTCTCCAGATCATGATTACCGCAAAGCTGGTGGTGGTGAACAGCGAACGTGCTCGTGAATTAGGTGTAGACTGGAGTGCCTCTATGGGTTCTTCTACCCTTACTCCGGGTACCGCTGGCGGTGGCACTGGTGGTGCAGGCGCATCTCGTACCAGCGCTGCTATTCAGTCTTATCCTCATGGTGGGGCAACACCTGCTGTTAGCGGTGCAACTTCCGCAATTTCTGCAAGCCTTCTGGATAACAACCTCCAGATTGCAATTAGTAACTTGATGGGTGATGCTTCTACTGAAGTTCTTGCTAGTCCCCAGGTTTCTACTCTGGACAATACCGAAGCAAAGGTGTTTATGGGTGACCAGGTTTCTATTCGTGTGATTGACGACAGTGGTGAATCTTCTACCAAGATGGTGGAAACTGGTATTAAGCTGACTGTTACTCCGCACGTTTCTGGCGACAACCGCATCTTACTGGATCTCCATCCGGAAAACAACTCTTACGATTACGACTCCAAGGGTGAAATCGTGATTAGTAAGCAGGAAGCAGAAACCAAGGCTGTTGTGGCTGATGGTGAAACTGTGGTGATCGGTGGCCTTACCCGTAATGAAACTCAGGAATCCGAAAGTGGTATTCCTTTCCTGAAGGATATTCCCCTGCTGGGTAACCTCTTCAAGTATACTCGTAAGTCTGTGGTGAAGAAGGACCTGGTTATCTTCGTTACCCCGCGTATTATCCGCAACTACATCGGTAACGTGAACATTTCCGAACCGACTCGCGAACAGTCTACTGATGAAGCTCCCGAAGCCAAGAAGTCTGAATCTGCTCCTGAAGCACAGCCTGTTGCTGCAGAACCCGCTGCAGAACCCGTGGCTCAGCCTGCAGAACCTGCTTATGAAGAACCAGCAGAGGAACCGGCATACTCTGCTCCTGCTGAAGAAGAAGCTCCTGCAGCTCCTCCCGTACCGGATGCAAGCGAAGACGACGAATGGTAA
- a CDS encoding type 4a pilus biogenesis protein PilO, with translation MGKIDFKDKKTIYALVIVAIIALGAYYMWDYVWNPFDAQRASLESDLSSAQAELDKINAKKHRVQELEMQLVQAEKDFEKLKEMFPEEEKVPLRLQDLYSVLRSSGVQIQKFNPEGRSEREHFIENRYSIAVNSGYHMLGYLLAEIANFNYPTAISNLKLNRYSGIANEIQKAETHGWTPITMSVTFNLTTYTSKKAGN, from the coding sequence ATGGGTAAGATAGACTTTAAAGACAAAAAGACCATATACGCCCTCGTGATTGTTGCAATCATCGCGCTTGGGGCCTATTACATGTGGGATTACGTCTGGAATCCGTTTGATGCCCAGCGCGCCTCTCTGGAATCTGACCTAAGTTCCGCTCAGGCCGAACTGGATAAGATCAATGCCAAGAAGCATCGTGTCCAGGAATTGGAAATGCAGCTGGTTCAGGCAGAAAAGGACTTCGAAAAATTGAAGGAAATGTTCCCGGAAGAAGAAAAGGTTCCTCTGCGTCTGCAGGACCTTTATTCTGTGCTCCGCAGCTCCGGCGTTCAGATTCAGAAGTTCAATCCGGAAGGCCGTTCCGAACGTGAACACTTTATTGAAAACCGCTACTCCATTGCGGTAAATTCCGGTTATCACATGTTGGGATATTTGCTTGCAGAAATTGCAAACTTCAACTATCCCACTGCAATTAGTAACTTGAAGTTGAATCGCTATTCCGGTATCGCTAACGAAATCCAGAAAGCAGAAACTCATGGCTGGACTCCCATTACCATGTCCGTGACCTTCAACTTGACCACTTACACATCTAAGAAGGCAGGCAATTAA
- a CDS encoding PilN domain-containing protein, translating to MAAKKTTQRSALAISINLMPTEFRKKQKDFSWLTDRRTIWTTIALIAAIICSVMVMDFVDTTIEQLNNDLERVRSEVEKQRPLLTKIGDLEKKQGVVNTKINSLKSIQVSKKRWVVLFENISSVLPPNMWITSINQIGNSDLEMKGTTFDFSEVAEYMVKLEKQVSVQKVSLVTIATTKVDGEEAYSFTIKMVMNQDLGEK from the coding sequence ATGGCTGCAAAGAAGACTACACAGAGAAGCGCCCTTGCGATTTCCATCAACTTGATGCCTACGGAGTTCCGTAAGAAGCAGAAGGATTTCTCCTGGCTTACCGATCGCCGTACCATCTGGACGACCATTGCACTTATTGCTGCAATTATCTGCTCAGTCATGGTGATGGACTTCGTGGATACTACGATCGAACAGTTGAATAACGACCTTGAACGTGTCCGTAGCGAAGTGGAAAAACAGCGCCCCTTGCTTACCAAGATTGGTGATCTTGAAAAGAAACAGGGCGTTGTCAATACGAAGATTAACTCCCTGAAGTCTATTCAGGTGAGCAAGAAGAGATGGGTGGTTCTGTTCGAAAACATTTCCTCCGTCCTTCCGCCTAACATGTGGATTACGAGCATTAACCAGATTGGTAATTCCGATCTGGAAATGAAGGGTACCACATTTGATTTCTCCGAAGTGGCTGAATACATGGTCAAATTGGAGAAGCAAGTTAGCGTGCAGAAAGTTTCCCTGGTTACTATCGCCACGACTAAGGTCGATGGGGAAGAAGCCTATAGTTTCACCATCAAGATGGTTATGAACCAAGACCTTGGGGAGAAGTAA
- the pilM gene encoding pilus assembly protein PilM, whose amino-acid sequence MIAKIRGERETVGIDVGHYSIKLVKVLHNSRGGKIVVDADLERVPDGSVVNGEIQVRDGESSEGDGNKSEKDGAELLADALNKLLLRHPIEESCDVVVSVNCGAGAGGVLMDRLAVKVPKNGNEAAIILQTAQSRPPFDDQDNVVDYEVVSRENEEVKVNVVAAKSGLLESWIQFFIRRGVRPSAVDVDIFGLINAFYATAKEDDLNATTAIFNIGEKKMSVAFMQDGKFHSMRAMTGGSLDMVIRKTCANLEINADKCHEIFDTGDLAVVDGFSESEVEVALKDAYEDLMAQIDFGIRYFSSAEDTKSLNRILLGGGGAAIPGLKEFIAERTGLEVETVNPFSLVECDAKVLGANGISVALSNIYAPALGLALRKF is encoded by the coding sequence TTGATTGCGAAAATTCGTGGTGAACGCGAGACCGTGGGCATTGATGTTGGACACTACAGCATCAAGCTTGTTAAGGTATTGCATAATTCCCGCGGTGGAAAGATTGTGGTGGATGCCGACCTGGAAAGGGTTCCGGATGGTTCTGTCGTCAATGGTGAAATTCAGGTTCGCGATGGCGAATCTTCTGAAGGTGATGGAAACAAGTCCGAGAAGGATGGTGCAGAACTCCTGGCTGATGCCCTGAATAAGCTCCTTTTGAGACATCCCATTGAAGAATCATGTGATGTGGTGGTTTCTGTAAACTGCGGCGCTGGCGCAGGTGGTGTCCTTATGGACCGTCTGGCTGTAAAAGTTCCTAAAAATGGAAATGAAGCCGCAATTATCCTTCAGACCGCCCAGTCCCGTCCGCCCTTCGACGACCAGGACAACGTGGTGGACTACGAAGTCGTTTCTCGCGAAAATGAAGAAGTAAAGGTGAATGTTGTGGCTGCAAAGAGTGGCCTTCTGGAATCCTGGATTCAGTTCTTCATTCGTCGTGGCGTCCGTCCGTCGGCGGTGGATGTCGATATTTTTGGCTTAATTAACGCATTTTACGCAACTGCAAAGGAAGACGACCTGAATGCTACGACCGCCATCTTCAACATTGGCGAAAAGAAAATGAGCGTAGCCTTTATGCAGGACGGAAAGTTCCATTCCATGCGTGCCATGACTGGCGGGTCCCTGGATATGGTGATTCGCAAGACTTGTGCTAACCTGGAAATCAATGCAGACAAATGTCATGAAATTTTTGATACCGGCGATCTGGCTGTGGTGGATGGGTTCTCCGAATCCGAAGTTGAAGTTGCATTGAAGGATGCTTACGAAGACTTGATGGCTCAGATCGATTTCGGTATTCGTTACTTCTCTTCTGCTGAAGATACCAAGTCTCTGAATCGAATCCTCCTGGGCGGTGGTGGCGCCGCAATTCCGGGCCTCAAGGAATTTATTGCGGAACGTACGGGTCTTGAAGTAGAAACAGTTAATCCTTTCAGCCTTGTGGAATGTGATGCCAAGGTCCTGGGCGCTAACGGAATTTCTGTAGCCCTGTCCAACATCTACGCCCCTGCACTGGGACTTGCATTGAGGAAATTCTAA
- a CDS encoding PilZ domain-containing protein, which translates to MLPDPLQLVWIAFFVISFLVLLVLIEIHRINYKRENDVMYGTDAFDEKVKAFLFTDKERRTLEKMIRASSFENKDAVINSSSHFEKAVTNFYDYRDVFSVREETLSAVESIRNKMDFTAKNPLTEVYSSRQFDVGDRIDLFLDGGRVFKHSEIVWRTEKEWAISYDGSCGPANFFIDKDVLVRWTRPGDAVYSTTLAVRSCTGDSLVLPHSSDLDKRQLRRWVREQVSFPVKATFPDGASIGGALIDLSAGGIMIGLPVACEPGQHLHIEFELPSFGTENVEIEILRNLGNKSREYPDFFCLTASFTGKFGWTQERVLQYLFEVSKERKNKEIREKGGKS; encoded by the coding sequence ATGCTGCCTGATCCTCTTCAATTAGTCTGGATTGCATTCTTTGTAATCTCATTTCTCGTGTTGTTGGTGCTGATTGAAATCCATCGCATCAACTACAAGCGCGAAAATGACGTGATGTACGGGACGGACGCCTTCGATGAGAAGGTGAAGGCCTTCCTGTTTACTGACAAAGAACGCAGGACTCTTGAGAAGATGATCAGAGCGTCTTCCTTTGAAAATAAGGATGCAGTTATTAATTCATCCAGCCATTTCGAAAAGGCGGTTACGAACTTCTATGATTATCGCGATGTGTTTTCCGTTCGCGAAGAAACGCTTTCCGCTGTAGAAAGTATTCGAAACAAGATGGATTTTACTGCAAAGAATCCCCTGACGGAAGTGTATTCATCAAGACAGTTCGATGTGGGCGACCGCATTGATTTGTTCCTGGATGGTGGCCGCGTGTTTAAACATTCAGAAATCGTCTGGCGCACCGAAAAGGAATGGGCTATTTCTTACGATGGTTCCTGCGGGCCTGCAAACTTCTTTATTGATAAGGATGTGTTGGTTCGCTGGACTCGTCCCGGGGATGCCGTTTATTCAACGACTCTTGCGGTTCGTTCCTGCACTGGAGATTCTCTTGTTCTGCCCCATTCTTCCGACCTGGATAAGCGTCAGCTCCGTCGTTGGGTCCGTGAACAGGTGTCTTTCCCCGTGAAGGCAACGTTCCCCGATGGAGCTTCCATTGGCGGTGCCCTGATAGACCTTTCTGCAGGCGGTATTATGATTGGGCTGCCTGTGGCATGCGAACCGGGGCAGCATCTCCATATTGAATTTGAATTGCCCAGCTTTGGAACTGAAAATGTGGAAATCGAGATTTTGCGTAATCTTGGTAACAAGAGCCGTGAATATCCGGATTTCTTCTGTTTGACAGCCTCATTTACGGGTAAGTTTGGTTGGACCCAGGAACGAGTGCTTCAATACCTTTTTGAAGTGAGCAAGGAAAGAAAGAACAAGGAAATTCGTGAAAAAGGTGGAAAAAGCTAG
- a CDS encoding dihydroorotase family protein, producing MKMLNHRDYYTCSQVVLKNVKFWNGSKFESRDQLVLDSQKGFAVSDVSASAKVVDCNGALVMPALFGLGLDFKEPLRDDVYTFADGFEAMRKGGFYGGLYESSANPIDDADKFTAMVNRFEVGGKEQCNANDFDVKFLGAYSKGFGSDSLAEMMELAEAGVAGFGDGNGAIPHSRFLRLAMEYGKMTGKRFFFQPMDKTLRKSGCVHEGAYSDMLGMKGIPRIAETIAAFTVLEAARFLQVPVHFKQVTCGETLDLIRNARKNGMDVTCDVNIYHLLFDDSCLELLDSAYHVLPPFRSVKDKEALWAGIADGTVNAISMNHTPVLRQDADVNFEDSVPGALSLEIALPAIWNKLVERVGEARAIELLSTAPAKLVEAEPAYEVGSDKQANVVVLDPSKTHVVSRKDFAGHVCNTPLMGQELSASIVGTFVNGVWTEF from the coding sequence ATGAAAATGCTTAATCATCGTGATTATTACACCTGCAGTCAGGTGGTGCTGAAGAACGTCAAGTTCTGGAATGGCTCTAAGTTTGAATCCCGCGACCAGCTTGTTCTGGATAGCCAGAAGGGCTTTGCTGTCAGTGACGTATCCGCTTCTGCCAAGGTCGTGGATTGTAACGGCGCTCTGGTAATGCCCGCCTTGTTTGGTCTGGGACTTGACTTCAAGGAACCGCTCCGCGATGACGTTTACACTTTCGCAGATGGCTTTGAAGCAATGCGTAAGGGTGGTTTCTACGGTGGTCTTTACGAAAGTTCCGCTAATCCCATTGATGATGCAGACAAGTTTACCGCCATGGTGAATCGTTTTGAAGTGGGTGGCAAGGAACAGTGCAACGCTAACGACTTCGATGTGAAGTTCCTGGGCGCTTACAGCAAGGGCTTTGGCTCTGATAGCCTTGCCGAAATGATGGAACTTGCAGAAGCAGGTGTAGCTGGTTTTGGCGATGGCAACGGCGCTATTCCTCATTCCCGATTCCTCCGTCTCGCTATGGAATACGGCAAGATGACTGGCAAGCGTTTCTTCTTCCAGCCCATGGACAAGACCCTTCGCAAGAGCGGTTGCGTTCACGAAGGTGCTTACTCCGACATGCTGGGCATGAAGGGCATTCCTCGCATTGCAGAAACCATCGCCGCATTTACGGTTCTTGAAGCCGCTCGTTTCCTTCAGGTGCCTGTTCATTTCAAGCAAGTCACCTGCGGCGAAACTCTGGACTTGATCCGTAACGCTCGCAAGAACGGTATGGATGTTACCTGCGACGTGAACATCTATCACTTGCTGTTCGATGATTCCTGCCTGGAACTTCTGGATTCCGCTTATCACGTTCTGCCGCCGTTCCGTTCTGTAAAGGACAAGGAAGCTCTGTGGGCTGGCATTGCCGATGGTACCGTAAACGCCATCAGCATGAACCACACTCCGGTGCTCCGTCAGGATGCCGATGTGAACTTTGAAGATTCCGTACCGGGAGCCCTGTCCCTGGAAATTGCTCTTCCCGCAATTTGGAACAAACTTGTGGAACGCGTGGGTGAAGCTCGTGCAATTGAACTTCTTTCTACTGCTCCTGCCAAGTTGGTTGAAGCAGAACCTGCCTATGAAGTCGGCTCTGACAAACAAGCTAACGTTGTCGTTCTGGATCCTTCCAAGACCCATGTGGTTTCCCGTAAGGATTTTGCTGGACATGTCTGCAATACTCCGCTGATGGGTCAGGAACTTTCCGCATCCATCGTGGGAACTTTTGTAAACGGAGTCTGGACGGAGTTCTAG
- a CDS encoding aspartate carbamoyltransferase catalytic subunit, translating to MSALQIKHLFGLQGVSKQDIRTILDHAKQFREILERPVKKVPSLRGMTVVNLFFENSTRTRTSFELAEKRLSADTVNFTTASSSVKKGETLVDTLRNIESMKIDIVVVRHKGTGVPKFLAEHSNAIVVNAGDGAHEHPTQGLLDMLTIEEKLGTLEGKKVAIIGDIRHSRVARSNIWGMTTMGAHVTLCGPSTLVPRNTELLQYPELAGSVSWETDVKKAVADADAVIALRLQNERMDDALLPSTREYRNFFGITEEVLACCKDKVIIMHPGPINRGVELDSDIADGEHSVILDQVTNGVAVRMAVLFLLAGGRNNENA from the coding sequence GTGAGCGCTTTGCAAATCAAGCATTTGTTCGGGCTCCAGGGCGTGTCCAAGCAGGACATCCGCACTATTTTGGACCATGCAAAACAGTTCCGTGAAATTTTGGAACGCCCAGTAAAGAAGGTTCCGAGCCTTCGCGGTATGACCGTGGTGAACCTGTTCTTCGAAAACAGTACCCGAACCCGCACTAGTTTTGAACTGGCCGAAAAGCGCCTCTCCGCCGATACCGTGAACTTCACTACCGCAAGTTCCAGCGTGAAGAAGGGCGAGACTCTGGTGGATACTCTTCGCAACATTGAGTCCATGAAGATTGATATCGTGGTTGTCCGCCACAAGGGAACAGGCGTTCCCAAGTTCCTGGCTGAACACAGCAACGCCATCGTGGTAAACGCTGGCGACGGCGCCCACGAACATCCTACCCAGGGTCTTCTGGACATGCTCACCATCGAAGAAAAGCTTGGCACTCTCGAAGGCAAGAAGGTGGCAATCATCGGTGACATCCGCCATAGCCGCGTGGCCCGCTCTAACATCTGGGGCATGACCACCATGGGCGCTCACGTGACCCTTTGCGGCCCCAGCACTCTGGTTCCCCGCAATACCGAACTGCTGCAGTATCCCGAACTGGCGGGCTCCGTCAGCTGGGAAACCGATGTAAAGAAGGCTGTTGCCGACGCCGATGCCGTTATCGCTCTTCGCCTGCAGAACGAACGTATGGACGACGCACTCCTGCCTAGCACCCGCGAATACCGCAACTTCTTTGGCATTACCGAAGAGGTTCTCGCTTGCTGCAAGGACAAGGTGATCATCATGCATCCGGGTCCCATCAACCGCGGCGTGGAACTGGATTCCGATATCGCCGACGGAGAACATTCCGTTATTCTCGATCAGGTGACCAACGGCGTCGCTGTCCGTATGGCCGTGCTCTTCCTTCTCGCTGGAGGTCGCAACAATGAAAATGCTTAA
- the pyrR gene encoding bifunctional pyr operon transcriptional regulator/uracil phosphoribosyltransferase PyrR produces the protein MKDNCKIIRELLSAQAMEFALDEMAAKIAKIHPSANDLVILGMASRGIPLAKKLKERLDAKFGGSVEFGSLDATFYRDDFHYRNHVSTEMRITEMPASVEGKTVILVDDVLYTGRSTLAAMRAILDLGRPAAIRLCVLVDRGHRELPIAPDCVGFSVETAQNQEVRVKIEPIDQENSVTLVEVEA, from the coding sequence ATGAAAGACAACTGCAAGATTATTCGTGAACTGCTCAGCGCCCAGGCCATGGAATTTGCCCTGGACGAGATGGCTGCAAAGATCGCAAAGATCCATCCTTCCGCAAATGACCTGGTCATCCTCGGTATGGCTAGCCGCGGTATCCCTCTGGCAAAGAAACTGAAGGAACGCCTGGACGCAAAGTTCGGCGGCTCCGTGGAATTCGGTAGCCTGGATGCAACTTTCTACCGCGACGACTTCCATTACCGCAACCACGTTTCCACCGAGATGCGTATTACTGAAATGCCTGCTTCCGTGGAAGGCAAGACCGTGATTCTGGTGGACGACGTTCTTTATACTGGTCGCTCCACTCTGGCTGCCATGCGAGCCATTCTGGACCTTGGCCGCCCGGCTGCCATTCGCCTTTGCGTTCTCGTGGACCGCGGTCATCGTGAACTGCCTATTGCTCCTGACTGTGTGGGCTTCTCCGTAGAGACCGCCCAGAATCAGGAAGTCCGCGTGAAGATTGAACCTATTGATCAAGAAAATTCTGTTACTCTCGTAGAAGTGGAGGCTTAA
- a CDS encoding helix-turn-helix transcriptional regulator, with the protein MDKIFENLQRRRESLGLSQRDLSEMSGVSLRTINAIENGGANPSIEVLCKLAEQLGLKLSLTERVVNG; encoded by the coding sequence ATGGATAAAATTTTTGAAAATCTACAAAGACGACGGGAGTCCCTTGGATTAAGCCAAAGGGATCTTTCGGAAATGTCCGGAGTTTCACTGCGGACCATCAACGCCATCGAAAACGGCGGCGCAAACCCGTCCATCGAGGTACTTTGCAAGCTTGCGGAACAGCTGGGATTGAAACTTTCCTTAACAGAGAGAGTCGTCAATGGTTAA
- a CDS encoding HipA N-terminal domain-containing protein, with amino-acid sequence MVKQASVFYNGFLAGALTKTRDSFIFTYDEIYLASRRPAIALTLPKRQEPYKSKELFPFFEGLLPEGENRKLYCMSLKIDPRDSYRLLLKLAGKETIGAITVMEDV; translated from the coding sequence ATGGTTAAGCAGGCATCGGTTTTCTACAACGGCTTTCTAGCCGGGGCCTTGACCAAGACTAGGGACAGTTTCATTTTCACTTACGACGAAATCTACCTTGCGTCCAGGCGCCCTGCCATTGCACTGACATTGCCTAAGCGACAGGAGCCTTACAAGTCCAAAGAGCTTTTCCCGTTTTTTGAGGGTTTGCTGCCTGAGGGCGAAAACCGCAAACTTTACTGCATGTCCTTGAAGATAGACCCCAGGGATTCCTACAGGCTGTTGCTGAAACTTGCGGGAAAGGAAACCATCGGCGCCATCACCGTGATGGAGGACGTATGA
- a CDS encoding HipA domain-containing protein codes for MTGATSPTMQNRCHSCLKETTRDFCPACTKRLFGVKKFNATLDFSLPEIKSNKGSIRRISISGAQPKFSLMVNEGRLEPTENGGTFILKPAVEGLFDNTKDMPANEHLTMQMARQIFKIDAADNALVYLKDGTPAYITKRFDVLPDGNRICQEDFAQVAGLTPGEKGSNYKYDFSYQQIADLMKQYVSTYPTDVEKYFRLILFNYLVCNGDAHVKNFSIYSPNADGVYKLTPAYDLLNTSLHVQELGRTALELFSENSATDDSRDDSGADFETEFFKVNGFYGKPDFMELARRIGIKEIRAERFIAETCSHLREMNAMIDRSYLSEPSKALFKAQVRDRAKALEMR; via the coding sequence ATGACAGGCGCCACCTCCCCCACCATGCAGAACCGTTGCCACAGCTGTCTCAAGGAGACGACCCGTGACTTTTGCCCGGCCTGCACCAAGCGGCTCTTTGGCGTAAAGAAGTTTAACGCCACGCTGGATTTTTCCTTACCCGAAATCAAGTCCAACAAAGGTTCCATTCGTAGGATTTCCATTTCTGGCGCACAGCCCAAGTTTTCGCTAATGGTGAACGAAGGCCGGCTGGAGCCTACCGAAAATGGCGGTACCTTCATCTTAAAGCCCGCGGTAGAAGGGCTGTTCGACAACACAAAAGACATGCCCGCCAACGAGCACCTGACCATGCAAATGGCCCGACAGATTTTCAAGATTGACGCAGCAGACAATGCGCTAGTTTATCTTAAAGACGGCACACCCGCCTACATCACCAAGCGATTCGATGTTCTACCCGACGGCAACAGAATCTGCCAGGAAGACTTTGCCCAGGTGGCTGGCCTCACCCCAGGCGAAAAAGGTTCCAACTACAAATACGATTTCAGCTACCAGCAAATTGCCGACCTGATGAAGCAATACGTAAGCACCTACCCTACCGATGTGGAAAAATACTTCAGGCTGATTCTGTTCAACTATCTGGTCTGTAACGGCGACGCCCATGTCAAGAACTTTTCCATCTATTCTCCAAATGCAGATGGAGTTTACAAGCTGACCCCCGCCTACGATTTGCTGAACACATCATTGCACGTTCAAGAACTTGGCCGAACCGCATTGGAGCTGTTCAGCGAAAACTCAGCTACAGACGATTCTCGCGATGATTCCGGCGCGGACTTTGAAACCGAATTTTTCAAGGTCAACGGATTCTACGGCAAGCCAGATTTTATGGAACTGGCCCGCCGCATCGGCATCAAGGAAATCCGTGCAGAACGCTTTATTGCAGAAACTTGCAGCCATTTAAGGGAAATGAACGCAATGATCGATCGGAGCTATTTAAGCGAGCCAAGTAAGGCGTTGTTCAAGGCACAGGTGAGAGACCGAGCAAAGGCCCTGGAGATGAGGTGA